In Strigops habroptila isolate Jane chromosome 6, bStrHab1.2.pri, whole genome shotgun sequence, a single genomic region encodes these proteins:
- the ZBTB24 gene encoding zinc finger and BTB domain-containing protein 24 isoform X1 has product MAEKTPESSEKLVIIYSKGHKDTILANFEEQRKKDFLCDITLIVENVQFRAHKALLAASSEYFSMMFVDEGDIGQSIYMLEGMVADTFGALLEFIYTGCLCASEKTTEQILATAQLLKVTDLVLACTEYQASRSPGSALPAPPNSGACVAVIASDKKNEDPPKRKRGRPRKVRNVQEEESGGNSAEDVQLRENNSMQNKQNFMTKDTAAEETVGSGQAPARKDAEENERACGSEPAVDLSAEKDENYDPKSEGVQSTRSRYSKRRIRRSIKLKDYKLFGDEDEKGLVKRTDGKRKRAGSEARCKDCGKVFKYNHFLAIHQRSHTGERPFKCSECGKGFSQKHSLQVHERMHTGERPYTCTVCSKALTTKHSLLEHMSLHTGQKAFTCDQCGKYFSQKRQLKSHYRVHTGHSLPECNQCRRKFMDAAQLKKHLRTHTGEKPFTCEICGKSFTAKSSLQTHIRIHRGEKPYSCGICGKSFSDSSAKRRHCILHTGKKPFSCPECSLQFARLDNLKSHLKIHSKEKQFQEASAAPSTNTSSEVRNILQLQQYQLATSGGQEIQLLVTDAVHNINFMPSHNQGISIVTAENASNMATEQAANLTLLAQPPQQLQNLLLSAQQEQAEQIQSINMIANQIEAPQPEQMHVITLSKEALDISIAHQGQNEEIHLAGSSHAAPHVQLTQESSQQSHSSQDTVPSHQISEEQNQSVHVSESHQQSLSVNESSHEHPVQGQAF; this is encoded by the exons atggcagaaaaaacTCCTGAGTCTTCCGAGAAACTGGTCATCATCTACTCCAAAGGTCATAAAGATACCATTCTAGCTAATTTtgaagaacaaaggaaaaaggattttctttgtgACATTACTCTGATAGTGGAGAATGTGCAGTTCAGAGCCCATAAAGCTTTGCTTGCTGCCAGCAGTGAATACTTCTCAATGATGTTTGTTGATGAGGGTGACATAGGGCAGTCAATTTACATGTTGGAGGGAATGGTTGCAGACACCTTTGGCGCACTGCTAGAATTTATCTACACTGGTTGTCTCTGTGCCAGTGaaaaaaccacagaacaaaTTCTGGCTACTGCACAGCTGCTGAAGGTGACTGACTTGGTATTGGCCTGCACAGAATATCAGGCCAGCCGTAGCCCAGGTAGTGCACTACCAGCTCCACCTAATAGTGGAGCCTGTGTAGCTGTTATTGCAAGtgacaagaaaaatgaagatcCACCAAAGCGAAAACGAGGGCGACCAAGGAAAGTCAGGAATGTCCAAGAAGAAGAATCGGGAGGAAATTCTGCTGAAGATGTGCAGCTGAGGGAGAACAACTCCatgcaaaataagcaaaacttTATGACAAAAGACactgcagcagaagaaacagttGGCAGCGGACAGGCTCCAGCGAggaaagatgcagaagaaaatgaacgTGCTTGTGGCTCAGAACCTGCTGTTGATCTGTCAGCTGAGAAAGATGAGAATTATGATCCCAAATCAGAAGGAGTACAGAGCACTCGGAGCCGTTACAGCAAACGTAGAATAAGGAGGTCGATCAAACTAAAAGATTATAAACTTTTTGGTGATGAGGATGAGAAAGGGCTGGTAAAGAGAACCgatggaaaaagaaaacgtGCAGGTTCTGAAGCTCGCTGTAAAGACTGTGgcaaagtatttaaatacaatCACTTCTTAGCTATTCATCAACGAAGTCATACAG GGGAGCGCCCTTTTAAGTGCAGCGAGTGTGGCAAAGGCTTTTCTCAGAAGCATTCTCTTCAAGTCCATGAGCGGATGCACACTGGAGAACGGCCATACACATGCACTGTCTGCAGTAAGGCTCTGACAACAAAGCATTCTCTTCTGGAGCATATGAGCCTACATACAG GGCAGAAGGCTTTTACGTGCGATCAGTGTGGGAAATACTTCAGCCAAAAGAGACAGCTCAAGAGCCACTATCGAGTACACACAG GCCATTCGCTGCCGGAATGTAACCAGTGTCGTCGCAAATTCATGGATGCAGCTCAGTTAAAGAAACACCTAAGAACACATACAG GTGAGAAGCCCTTCACTTGCGAAATTTGTGGCAAATCATTTACAGCTAAAAGTTCTCTTCAGACTCACATTCGAATTCACAG aggagaaaagccaTATTCTTGTGGTATATGTGGAAAGTCCTTCTCCGATTCCAGTGCCAAGAGAAGACACTGTATCTTACACACAGGCAAAAAGCCTTTCTCCTGCCCAGAATGTAGTTTACAGTTTGCTCGTCTGGACAACCTGAAGTCTCATTTGAAAATTCATagcaaggaaaagcagtttcagGAAGCCAGTGCTGCCCCAAGCACCAACACTAGTTCAGAAGTGAGAAAcattcttcagctgcagcagtatCAACTTGCCACCTCTGGAGGGCAGGAAATCCAACTCCTGGTTACAGATGCAGTACATAATATAAACTTCATGCCTAGTCATAATCAAGGCATTAGTATTGTCACTGCAGAAAATGCCTCAAATATGGCAACAGAGCAGGCTGCAAACCTCACGCTGCTTGCTCAGCcaccacagcagctgcaaaactTGTTGCTCTCAGCGCAGCAGGAGCAAGCGGAACAAATCCAAAGTATCAATATGATTGCAAACCAAATAGAGGCTCCACAGCCTGAACAAATGCATGTCATCACTCTTTCCAAGGAAGCACTAGACATCTCCATTGCTCATCAAggacaaaatgaagaaatccaCTTAGCAGGATCTTCACATGCAGCTCCGCATGTGCAGCTGACTCAAGAGTCAAGTCAACAGTCTCACTCTAGCCAAGATACGGTTCCTTCCCATCAAATCAGTGAAGAACAGAATCAAAGTGTACATGTTTCTGAATCCCATCAGCAGTCTCTGTCAGTGAATGAGTCATCTCATGAGCATCCTGTTCAAGGACAGGCTTTCTGA
- the ZBTB24 gene encoding zinc finger and BTB domain-containing protein 24 isoform X2, giving the protein MAEKTPESSEKLVIIYSKGHKDTILANFEEQRKKDFLCDITLIVENVQFRAHKALLAASSEYFSMMFVDEGDIGQSIYMLEGMVADTFGALLEFIYTGCLCASEKTTEQILATAQLLKVTDLVLACTEYQASRSPGSALPAPPNSGACVAVIASDKKNEDPPKRKRGRPRKVRNVQEEESGGNSAEDVQLRENNSMQNKQNFMTKDTAAEETVGSGQAPARKDAEENERACGSEPAVDLSAEKDENYDPKSEGVQSTRSRYSKRRIRRSIKLKDYKLFGDEDEKGLVKRTDGKRKRAGSEARCKDCGKVFKYNHFLAIHQRSHTGERPFKCSECGKGFSQKHSLQVHERMHTGERPYTCTVCSKALTTKHSLLEHMSLHTGQKAFTCDQCGKYFSQKRQLKSHYRVHTGKCFNKGH; this is encoded by the exons atggcagaaaaaacTCCTGAGTCTTCCGAGAAACTGGTCATCATCTACTCCAAAGGTCATAAAGATACCATTCTAGCTAATTTtgaagaacaaaggaaaaaggattttctttgtgACATTACTCTGATAGTGGAGAATGTGCAGTTCAGAGCCCATAAAGCTTTGCTTGCTGCCAGCAGTGAATACTTCTCAATGATGTTTGTTGATGAGGGTGACATAGGGCAGTCAATTTACATGTTGGAGGGAATGGTTGCAGACACCTTTGGCGCACTGCTAGAATTTATCTACACTGGTTGTCTCTGTGCCAGTGaaaaaaccacagaacaaaTTCTGGCTACTGCACAGCTGCTGAAGGTGACTGACTTGGTATTGGCCTGCACAGAATATCAGGCCAGCCGTAGCCCAGGTAGTGCACTACCAGCTCCACCTAATAGTGGAGCCTGTGTAGCTGTTATTGCAAGtgacaagaaaaatgaagatcCACCAAAGCGAAAACGAGGGCGACCAAGGAAAGTCAGGAATGTCCAAGAAGAAGAATCGGGAGGAAATTCTGCTGAAGATGTGCAGCTGAGGGAGAACAACTCCatgcaaaataagcaaaacttTATGACAAAAGACactgcagcagaagaaacagttGGCAGCGGACAGGCTCCAGCGAggaaagatgcagaagaaaatgaacgTGCTTGTGGCTCAGAACCTGCTGTTGATCTGTCAGCTGAGAAAGATGAGAATTATGATCCCAAATCAGAAGGAGTACAGAGCACTCGGAGCCGTTACAGCAAACGTAGAATAAGGAGGTCGATCAAACTAAAAGATTATAAACTTTTTGGTGATGAGGATGAGAAAGGGCTGGTAAAGAGAACCgatggaaaaagaaaacgtGCAGGTTCTGAAGCTCGCTGTAAAGACTGTGgcaaagtatttaaatacaatCACTTCTTAGCTATTCATCAACGAAGTCATACAG GGGAGCGCCCTTTTAAGTGCAGCGAGTGTGGCAAAGGCTTTTCTCAGAAGCATTCTCTTCAAGTCCATGAGCGGATGCACACTGGAGAACGGCCATACACATGCACTGTCTGCAGTAAGGCTCTGACAACAAAGCATTCTCTTCTGGAGCATATGAGCCTACATACAG GGCAGAAGGCTTTTACGTGCGATCAGTGTGGGAAATACTTCAGCCAAAAGAGACAGCTCAAGAGCCACTATCGAGTACACACAG GAAAGTGCTTTAACAAAGGTCACTGA
- the PPIL6 gene encoding probable inactive peptidyl-prolyl cis-trans isomerase-like 6: MGPQQMLVTVVGLLQDTAFHVAKCTAEALKLKFPSKFADPVIQPLVESAWHEYLQEKKKELRGEVWGYTSSVMCFLDGRLLGDEKDLLKWSYHEWGYRDYRPEALYQAIAEDFYSKYLKSTQHVFVYLEIAIEEQPIGRLLFELFSDVCPRTCENFRALCVGGAKSCCDGRELTYKNSLFHRIVKNGWIQGGDIITGKGDQGESIYGPTFEDESFSIRHKGRGILGMANKGCHTNGSQFYITFQPSPYLDKKYVAFGQLIEGTEVLQRLEAVPTDNERPMVPCQITNCGTFEP; the protein is encoded by the exons ATGGGCCCACAGCAGATGTTGGTGACAGTGGTGGGGCTGCTCCAGGACACAGCTTTCCACGTGGCCAAGTGCACAGCAGAG GCTCTGAAGCTGAAGTTTCCAAGCAAGTTTGCAGATCCTGTAATACAGCCTTTAGTAGAATCTGCATGGCATGAATatttacaagagaaaaagaag GAACTGAGAGGTGAGGTGTGGGGATACACCTCCTCGGTGATGTGCTTCCTTGATGGCCGGCTGCTGGGGGATGAGAAGGATCTGCTCAAGTGGTCTTACCATGAGTGGGGCTATCGTGACTATAGGCCTGAGGCGCTTTACCAAGCGATTGCTGAGGATTTCTACAGCAAATATCTGAAAAGCACCCAG CATGTGTTTGTGTACCTGGAGATAGCCATTGAGGAACAGCCCATCGGGAGGCTGCTCTTTGAG CTCTTTTCAGATGTGTGTCCCAGGACCTGTGAGAACTTCCGGGCTCTGTGCGTCGGAGGAGCAAAGTCTTGCTGTGATGGCCGAGAGCTCACCTACAAGAACTCCCTTTTTCATCGCATAGTGAAAAATGGGTGGATCCAAGGAGGAG ATATCATCACTGGAAAGGGAGACCAAGGAGAGTCAATTTATGGTCCCACCTTTGAAG ATGAAAGCTTCTCCATCCGTCACAAGGGAAGAGGGATCCTTGGGATGGCCAACAAGGGCTGCCACACCAATGGCTCTCAGTTCTACATCACCTTCCAGCCATCTCCCTACCTGGACAAGAAATACGTGGCTTTTGG GCAACTGATCGAGGGCACGGAGGTCCTTCAGAGACTGGAAGCTGTCCCTACGGATAATGAAAGGCCTATGGTACCCTGCCAGATTACAAACTGTGGGACCTTTGAGCCGTGA
- the CD164 gene encoding sialomucin core protein 24 gives MGRTPALRVAALCLACLCGLAAADLPSRWARAVSAGSAATVGVCGNISNCSSCIGNDTSVAGCKWISCEGDTGICVNETEVASMNESCTVEEQCSFVLPSSPAPSSNTTTESSNTTTASSNATTASPATTANTTTIANVTSVTTHPPLPTTAISSATTTPSIPGTNATVTPAPSPRKSTFDAASFIGGIVLVLGLQAVVFFLYKFCKSKDRNYHTL, from the exons ATGGGCCGGACGCCCGCGCTCCGTGTCGCCGCGCTGTGCCTGGCCTGCCTCTGCGGGCTGGCCGCGGCGGACCTGCCGAGTCGCTGGGCGCGCGCGGTCAGCGCGGGGAGCGCCGCGACCGTTG gtgtCTGTGGAAACATTTCTAACTGCAGTTCGTGTATTGGGAATGACACAAGTGTAGCAGGCTGCAAGTGGATCAGCTGTGAAG GAGACACAGGCATATGtgtaaatgaaacagaagtagCTTCGATGAATGAAAGCTGTACAGTTGAAGAACAGTGTTCTT TTGTTCTTCCCAGTAGTCCTGCACCATCTTCCAATACTACCACAGAATCTTCCAATACTACCACAGCATCTTCCAATGCGACCACAGCCAGTCCTGCTACGACAGCCAATACTACTACTATAG CTAATGTCACCAGTGTAACTACACATCCTCCTCTACCTACAACTGCCATTAGTTCAGCTACCACAACACCCAGTATTCCAG GTACAAATGCTACTGTGACTCCTGCACCTTCTCCACGCAAATCTACGTTTGATGCTGCAAGTTTTATAGGCGGAATTGTCCTTGTTCTGGGTCTGCaggctgttgttttctttctgtacaaATTCTGCAAGTCAAAAGACCGAAACTATCACACACTTTAG